A genomic segment from Colletotrichum higginsianum IMI 349063 chromosome 5, whole genome shotgun sequence encodes:
- a CDS encoding ABC multidrug transporter — translation MATSSSIGCFPTADDAFGPIVQNCRQGFDFTLAFEQCLFTILPALLLLLAAPLRLRHLAKLPRAVSGTALRLAKQAAIGVLAVLQLALVALWATHREAGRLRTVSIVASCASFAAAVMFGGLSSIEHAKSLKPSSILNIYMLVSLVLDGAILRTVWLSHLSVTISAVFSASFALKAVIVILEAWGKTPYLAGGRRSYSPEETSGIYSRGLFWWLTPLLLTGFRRLLKPLDLFVLDRSMSTAVLDERFWRDWNKASSFSAAVQPDASPLTKRHRLIRTCVSTLKWQLLAVILPRIFLLGFTICQPLILNRFLDFLQNTPEDVNYGYGLIGAYGFVYLGISISSSFYWHKAFRSLAMLRGILVTAVYSKTTELRVAPGDNAAAVTLMSTDVDAIIRAWREVHEFWANTIQIALATWLLSTHLGYAASGPIVVSVIALIATVFFAPAAQKYQVIWVEKVQRRIGIHFPPNVSDAVLTCDKGITSAMIGHIKSIKMSGLTQKLSETLADLRIDEMKAATPFRVIGAITSAVAQVPLMLAPVVAFAMYTTIAAKTGQTLDATKLFAALSLIILLANPLFWMFEVVLDMSAALACFQRIETYLTEPPRVEYRLFPSDLQPGTQSTGSYGSSQDIQLLTLENRGEHDLERNPSTRPALSVQEASLSWKDEADSILSGLNFDIQKGQLVMLVGPVASGKSTLLKGLLGEIPHVTGTVALSSTRVSWCEQNPWLINETVRKNIICFSEFDLHLYRQVLKACDLEKDLAQLPEEDLTIIGSKGIVLSGGQKQRVALARAIYSRPEIALFDDIFSGLDNHTARTVFQRVFSADEGMLRAWGTSIVLATQSVSFLSRADMIVTLGDGKIAEMGSFEKCRNADGYVGNLVASGPLSRDEDKAQQEKTANDTTFQVIPERKTKAVEEQDDKRRQLGDWSVYGYYFGSVGTVLVAIMLFLQVTWAFFSTFPTIWLKFWTDANLEAPGRLDAYYLGIYAALQVGGLFSFAVLIWFVLVPVAAKSGINLHQRLLKAVVHTDIGSITTRFSQDIGLIDRSLPLALVISLASFFTCIGKAFLIASASWYIAISFPVLILVFYYIQRAYLRTSRQLRLLDLEEKAPIYTHFLETLSGLATLRAHALTHASITRSHALIDRSQRPFYILLLTQQWLTLVLDLATAALAVLVVGVAVRLRATASIGLTGVSLIQLISFTETLKMLIQFWTSLETSIGAVARIKNFSEETVDEVGDDRLTRHDRALETDLKSGWPDRGVIEICDVSASYDATGPGEDGKTAATRALDGISISIRPGEKIGVVGRTGSGKSSLLLALLRLLPLSSGTISIDGRPIDSLPLLPLRSALIAITQDQFILPGTVRQNLDPLGTASAAGDAAVESALARLGLWDTIRDNGGLDADFAEEALSHGQRQLFFLARAILRRHVGRVVLLDEATSSIDAQTEKMVRDLVREEFNDHTVIAIAHRLGTVADFDRVVVLDKGRVVEVGNPQDLLLRANGRFRELWDASRQHGSHDDA, via the exons ATGGCTACCTCATCCTCCATCGGATGCTTCCCAActgccgacgacgccttcGGCCCCATCGTCCAGAACTGCCGTCAAGGTTTCGACTTCACCCTGGCATTTGAACAATGCCTTTTCACAATCTTGCCGGCGTTGCTCCTACTGCTCGCCGCAcctctccgcctccgccacctcgcCAAACTTCCTCGTGCCGTATCCGGCACCGCCCTCCGCCTCGCCAAACAGGCCGCCATCGGTGTCCTTGCCGTACTGCAGCTTGCCCTTGTCGCGCTGTGGGCAACCCACCGAGAAGCGGGCCGCCTACGCACCGTCTCCATCGTAGCTTCCTGCGCATCCTTTGCCGCCGCAGTCATGTTTGGTGGTCTCTCGTCTATAGAACACGCGAAGAGCCTTAAGCCTTCGTCCATTTTGAATATATACATGCTCGTGTCCCTGGTGTTGGATGGAGCAATCCTCCGCACCGTATGGCTGTCGCACTTAAGCGTCACCATcagcgccgtcttctccgcgTCTTTCGCGTTGAAGGCGGTCATCGTGATCCTCGAGGCTTGGGGGAAGACGCCCTACCTCGCCGGCGGTCGTCGGTCGTACAGCCCCGAGGAGACCAGTGGCATCTACAGCCGCGGTCTCTTTTGGTGGCTTACGCCATTGCTGCTGACAGGGTTTCGTCGTCTCCTGAAGCCGTTGGACCTGTTCGTCTTGGACAGGTCCATGTCGACTGCCGTGCTGGACGAGAGATTCTGGCGTGACTGGAACAAGGCGTCGTCGTTCTCGGCTGCTGTCCAGCCGGACGCATCACCTCTTACGAAGCGTCACCGGCTCATCAGGACCTGCGTCAGTACGCTGAAGTGGCAGTTGCTGGCAGTCATCCTGCCGAGGATATTTCTGCTGGGCTTCACCATCTGCCAGCCCCTGATCTTGAACCGATTCCTCGACTTCCTACAGAACACGCCGGAGGATGTCAACTACGGTTATGGTCTCATTGGCGCCTACGGCTTCGTATACCTCGGCATCTCCATCTCATCCAGCTTTTACTGGCACAAGGCTTTCCGATCCTTGGCCATGCTCAGAGGCATCCTGGTTACTGCCGTCTACTCCAAGACGACAGAGTTGCGCGTCGCACCCGGAGACAATGCTGCCGCGGTGACTCTGATGTCGACCGAT GTCGATGCCATCATCCGTGCCTGGCGCGAAGTTCACGAGTTTTGGGCCAACACCATTCAAATTGCCCTCGCAACATGGCTTCTCAGCACACATCTCGGCTACGCAGCCTCCGGTCCCATCGTGGTCTCCGTCATTGCTTTGATCGCCACTGTCTTCTTCGCTCCTGCCGCCCAGAAATACCAAGTCATCTGGGTTGAGAAAGTTCAGAGGCGCATCGGTATTCACTTCCCTCCCAACGTCTCAGATGCCGTACTGACTTGTGATAAAGGCATCACCTCAGCCATGATTGGCCACATCAAAAGCATCAAGATGTCAGGACTGACGCAAAAGCTTTCAGAGACCCTGGCAGACCTCAGAATCGACGAGATGAAGGCGGCAACCCCATTCCGCGTCATCGGTGCCAtcacctcggccgtcgcgcAGGTGCCCCTGATGCTTGCTCCGGTGGTCGCCTTCGCCATGTACACGACCATCGCGGCCAAAACCGGTCAGACTCTTGATGCCACCAAGCTGTTTGCTGCTCTTTCTTTGATTATCCTGCTCGCGAATCCCCTCTTTTGGATGTTTGAGGTTGTCTTGGACATGAGCGCTGCCCTTGCGTGCTTCCAACGTATCGAGACGTATCTGACCGAGCCGCCTCGGGTTGAGTATCGGTTATTCCCTTCTGACCTACAACCTGGAACGCAGTCCACGGGATCATACGGGTCTTCCCAAGACATCCAACTACTAACTCTTGAGAACAGAGGAGAGCATGATTTGGAAAGGAACCCGAGCACAAGGCCTGCTCTTAGTGTACAGGAAGCATCTCTGAGCTGGAAGGATGAAGCTGACTCCATTCTGAGTGGTCTAAATTTCGACATACAGAAGGGCCAGCTGGTGATGCTTGTAGGGCCTGTTGCATCTGGCAAAAGCACTCTCCTGAAAGGCCTTCTTGGTGAAATACCTCACGTCACAGGGACGGTTGCCCTTTCCAGCACCCGTGTTTCCTGGTGCGAGCAAAACCCATGGCTGATC AACGAGACAGTTCGTAAGAACATCATCTGCTTCTCCGAGTTCGATCTACACCTCTATCGACAGGTTCTGAAGGCCTGCGACCTCGAGAAGGATCTCGCCCAGCTCCCAGAGGAGGACCTAACAATTATAGGCAGCAAGGGTATCGTCTTGAGTGGAGGCCAAAAGCAGCGTGTC GCCCTTGCCAGGGCTATTTATTCTCGGCCAGAGATCGCCTTGTTTGATGACATCTTCAGTGGATTGGATAATCACACTGCCAGAACCGTGTTTCAGCGCGTCTTCAGTGCTGATGAAGGCATGCTCAGGGCTTGGGGAACTTCAATTGTCCTTGCCACTCAGTCAG TGAGCTTTCTGTCCCGGGCAGACATGATCGTCACTCTCGGAGACGGCAAGATCGCAGAGATGGGAAGTTTCGAAAAGTGTCGAAACGCAGATGGCTATGTCGGCAATCTCGTTGCGTCGGGACCCCTCAGCCGAGATGAAGACAAGGCCCAACAAGAGAAGACCGCCAATGACACGACGTTTCAAGTGATACCAGAGAGGAAGACCaaggcggtcgaggagcaAGACGACAAGCGGCGGCAGCTGGGTGACTGGAGCGTCTACGGCTACTACTTTGGCAGTGTCGGGACCGTCCTTGTCGCCATCATGCTATTCCTCCAAGTGACCTGGGCCTTCTTCTCAACATTTCCGA CTATTTGGTTAAAGTTCTGGACGGACGCCAACCTCGAGGCCCCAGGACGACTCGATGCCTACTATCTCGGCATCTACGCGGCTCTGCAAGTCGGAGGTTTATTTAGCTTTGCAGTACTCATCTG GTTCGTACTTGTCCCAGTAGCAGCGAAATCTGGAATCAACCTACACCAGAGACTTCTCAAAGCCGTCGTGCA CACAGATATCGGCTCCATCACAACCCG ATTTTCGCAGGACATCGGCCTGATCGACCGAAGCCTACCCCTGGCACTGGTGATTTCCCTTGCAA GCTTCTTCACTTGCATTGGCAAGGCCTTCCTCATAGCCTCGGCCTCATGGTACATCGCCATCAGCTTCCCCGTTCTAATTCTCGTCTTCTACTACATCCAGCGGGCCTACCTCCGCACCTCCCGTCAGCTACGTCTCTTGGACCTCGAGGAGAAAGCTCCCATCTA CACACACTTCCTTGAGACTCTCTCGGGCCTCGCAACCCTCCGCGCCCACGCCCTCACCCACGCCTCTATAACCCGTTCCCATGCCCTTATCGACCGCTCCCAGCGGCCCTTTtacatcctcctcctcacccaGCAGTGGCtcaccctcgtcctcgacctcgcaaccgccgccctcgccgtcctcgtcgtcggagtCGCCGTCCGCCTGCGCGCCACCGCATCTATCGGCCTCACGGGCGTCTCTCTTATCCAGCTCATCTCCTTCACTGAGACCCTCAAGATGCTGATCCAGTTCTGGACCTCACTCGAGACttccatcggcgccgtcgcgcgCATCAAAAACTTCTCCGAGGAGAcagtcgacgaggtcggaGATGACCGTCTGACACGGCACGACCGGGCATTGGAAACGGACCTGAAGAGCGGCTGGCCTGACAGGGGGGTCATAGAGATCTGCGACGTTTCCGCGTCTTACGACGCAACCGGCCCAGGTGAAGACGGAAAAACTGCCGCGACGAGGGCCCTGGACggcatctccatctccatccgcCCCGGCGAGAAGATCGGCGTCGTGGGCCGCACGGGAAGCGGCAAGTCCTCCCTTCTACTCGCCCTTCTGCGCCTCCTGCCGTTGTCCTCCGGGACTATATCGATCGATGGGAGGCCCATCGACTCCTTGCCCCTCCTGCCCCTGCGGTCAGCCCTCATTGCCATCACCCAAGACCAATTTATCCTTCCCGGGACGGTGCGGCAGAACCTCGACCCCCTCGGCACGGcatccgccgccggggacgcCGCGGTCGAGTCGGCgctcgcgcgcctcggcctctgGGACACAATCCGAGACAACGGCGGGCTGGACGCCGATttcgccgaggaggcgctgAGCCACGGGCAGAGACAGCTGTTCTTCCTCGCGAGGGCCATCTTGAGGAGGCACGTAGGACGGGTGGTTCTCCTAGACGAGGCGACGAGCAG CATCGACGCCCAAACCGAGAAGATGGTCAGAGACCTCGTCCGCGAAGAATTCAACGACCAcaccgtcatcgccatcgctCATCGTCTGGGCACGGTCGCTGACTTCGATCGCGTCGTGGTGCTGGACAAGGGCCGCgttgtcgaggtcggcaaCCCCCAGGACCTCTTGCTACGGGCAAATGGAAGGTTCAGGGAGCTCTGGGATGCCAGCAGACAGCACGGAAGCCACGACGATGCTTAG
- a CDS encoding Tafazzin, whose protein sequence is MPKKRHQALYSKPQSTAPSSLGASASASSSAQNQHKGVNELLADLRRSSSRATPTVSAAAVSAATAPTVPPALRQILQIPETPPPPPRRVPRFDSSGRRVPPGPPPPRSWLSQSSSHAQRAHATVAQRGAQAIQGLPGTYKPDKGSLMDIMLRRMALDWDFQRDYDQYYLHTLPSRVRASLARYVGVWYERGVSAADLRNILIPPSFAPGHEDDDTHQQRQVDAEALVSLNSDIYFLDLTGSLGHSISVRELLDVLFPQQLACTSEAVQESWDTADAPSLPPKLLPNLTHLCLAVAPSVHRQGGGAGVSWKQLLALAAKLPTLTHLSLAYWPEPSLTPNAKFSTMVSPEGLTQQYSGTGAYAHTLDNDWSEAVILLRKLSKCLYRLEYLDLTGCGAWSKALMANADGDKVDWAGPWGKVSTLKLTYGYDVSEDTPIADSERFREAAGTARAVEKYITAQRAGKGRFINVDRDPIDDVWLSFMY, encoded by the exons ATGCCTAAGAAAAGACACCAGGCGTTGTATTCGAAGCCGCAGTCGACTGCTCCGTCGTCATTGGGTGCCTCAGCTTcagcctcttcttctgccC AGAACCAACATAAGGGCGTCAACGAACTCTTGGCCGATCTCCGTCGATCCTCCTCCCGCGCTACCCCGACAgtatcagcagcagcagtatCCGCAGCCACTGCTCCTACCGTCCCGCCCGCCCTCCGACAGATCCTCCAGATCCCAGAGACCcccccaccgccgcccaggcgTGTCCCGAGATTCGACTCTTCAGGCAGGAGAGTACCACCGggtccgcctcctccgcgtAGCTGGCTGTCGCAATCGTCCAGCCATGCGCAGCGTGCTCACGCGACTGTCGCCCAGCGCGGCGCCCAGGCCATCCAGGGCCTGCCGGGGACGTACAAGCCGGATAAGGGTAGCCTGATGGACATCATGTTGCGCAGGATGGCCCTGGACTGGGACTTCCAGAGGGATTACGATCAGTACTACCTACACACCTTACCCAGCCGTGTCAGGGCCTCGTTGGCAAGATACGTCGGCGTATGGTACGAGCGCGGTGTTTCCGCTGCTGACCTACGCAACATCCTGATTCCTCCGTCCTTTGCTCCGGGGCACGAGGATGACGACACGCATCAGCAGCGccaggtcgacgccgaggcgctcGTGTCCCTGAACAGCGACATCTACTTCCTAGATCTGACGGGCTCGCTGGGCCACTCCATATCCGTCAGGGAGCTGTTGGACGTCCTCTTCCCCCAGCAGCTGGCGTGCACGTCCGAGGCGGTGCAGGAATCCTGGGACACGGCAGACGCTCCGTCGCTGCCCCCAAAGCTCCTCCCCAACCTCACGCACCTctgcctcgccgtcgcccccaGCGTCCACCGGCAAGGCGGGGGCGCTGGGGTCTCGTGGAAGCAGCTCCTCGCACTCGCAGCCAAGCTTCCCACTCTCACACACCTGAGCTTGGCCTACTGGCCCGAGCCGTCGCTGACACCCAACGCCAAGTTCTCCACGATGGTCTCGCCCGAGGGCCTGACGCAGCAGTACTCCGGCACAGGGGCGTACGCGCACACCCTCGATAACGATTggtccgaggccgtcatccTGTTGCGGAAGCTGAGCAAGTGCCTCTACAGACTCGAGTACCTCGACCTCACGGGGTGCGGGGCGTGGTCCAAAGCGCTCATGgccaacgccgacggcgacaaaGTCGACTGGGCCGGGCCGTGGGGCAAAGTCTCGACGTTGAAGTTGACGTACGGCTACGATGTGAGCGAGGACACGCCGATCGCCGATTCCGAGAGGTTCCGCGAGGCGGCAGGGACGGCCAGGGCGGTTGAGAAATACATCACTGCGCAAAGAGCCGGCAAAGGGAGGTTTATCAACGTGGACAGAGATCCCATCGACGATGTGTGGTTGTCGTTTATGTACTAG